The following coding sequences lie in one Thermosulfuriphilus ammonigenes genomic window:
- a CDS encoding phosphoenolpyruvate carboxykinase — protein MKRPYAIVKNRILINTALLYCDTLEKLLRSVLFEDIVCRYLRRLKSKTPRRYEELSLALGGDGDENGLLDKILTLLRMLSTNRAEELVTLSPAFASALERRCLLREFVEGLYDYWRHFERYLVLPAPSGTKAPQADLYHSQFVTINEELKMLILRLYRTVITNLTGESIRVYRQLPAATNLGVLTERIDWDIPSEDYHGLKEVPFIRYVLFEPPIIFYPRQNKRRGAFIELPENPLKGLKLSSEEWFCYPAKVGRLTIFIFFHRDFASLGFSLSNLFELADREAISGQRPEAVLVFGGPPVGREGISFFYEDKENDFVVGYVVGSEDADYFGYLKKTTLTLHNLIMIKRGSLPLHGAGVHIELKDGSAANLIIVGDSGAGKSETLEAFRVLAEDHLSEMIIIFDDMGSLALSRDDILCYGTEVGAFLRLDDLSPGFAFAEIDRSIFMNPHLTNARIVIPVAYYHQVVMGHPVDIFLYANNYEQVDRERPIIEFFPSPDEALGVFRSGARMAKGTTDEKGLVHSYFANPFGAPQRKEAHEILARQFFEAMFERQVKVGQVRTRLAIDGYEQDGPLAAAQAIFDLIRNL, from the coding sequence ATGAAAAGACCATATGCTATTGTCAAGAACCGGATCCTCATAAATACGGCCTTGCTCTACTGCGATACCCTGGAGAAGCTTCTCCGCAGTGTCCTCTTTGAGGATATAGTCTGTCGGTATCTAAGACGACTTAAATCCAAAACTCCCAGAAGATACGAGGAGCTTTCTCTGGCGCTAGGTGGAGATGGCGATGAAAATGGTCTCTTGGACAAAATTCTCACCCTTCTGAGGATGCTCAGTACCAACCGGGCTGAGGAACTAGTTACTTTGAGTCCGGCTTTTGCCTCGGCCCTTGAACGACGTTGTCTTTTACGGGAGTTTGTCGAAGGGCTTTACGATTACTGGCGTCACTTTGAACGCTATTTGGTGCTTCCGGCCCCCAGTGGGACCAAGGCCCCGCAGGCGGATCTTTACCATTCTCAGTTTGTGACCATCAACGAAGAGCTAAAGATGCTTATTCTCCGGCTCTACCGAACGGTAATTACCAATCTTACCGGGGAGTCGATCCGGGTCTACCGGCAGCTACCAGCGGCCACTAACCTGGGGGTTCTCACAGAGAGGATTGATTGGGATATTCCCTCCGAAGACTACCATGGTCTGAAAGAGGTTCCCTTTATTCGCTACGTGCTCTTTGAACCTCCCATCATCTTTTACCCTCGCCAAAATAAGCGGCGGGGAGCCTTTATTGAACTTCCAGAAAACCCCTTAAAGGGGCTTAAACTCTCCTCTGAGGAATGGTTTTGTTATCCAGCCAAGGTAGGTCGTCTGACTATCTTTATTTTTTTCCACCGTGACTTTGCCTCCCTGGGCTTTTCTCTCTCTAACCTTTTTGAGCTGGCTGATCGGGAGGCCATCTCCGGTCAGCGCCCTGAGGCGGTCTTGGTCTTTGGCGGCCCTCCGGTAGGCAGGGAGGGTATATCCTTCTTCTATGAAGACAAAGAGAATGACTTTGTGGTGGGGTATGTGGTTGGCAGTGAGGACGCCGATTATTTTGGCTATCTCAAGAAGACCACCCTTACCCTTCACAACCTGATTATGATCAAAAGGGGCTCTCTGCCTCTTCATGGGGCCGGTGTCCACATCGAACTCAAGGACGGCTCGGCGGCCAATCTGATCATCGTCGGAGACTCTGGGGCTGGCAAGAGTGAGACCCTTGAGGCCTTTCGGGTTTTGGCCGAGGACCACTTAAGTGAGATGATCATTATCTTTGATGACATGGGCTCTCTGGCCCTGTCGAGAGATGACATCCTCTGTTACGGTACAGAAGTGGGGGCCTTTCTCCGTCTTGATGATCTTTCTCCAGGGTTTGCCTTTGCCGAAATTGACCGGAGCATCTTTATGAATCCCCATCTGACCAATGCCCGGATTGTTATTCCCGTGGCCTATTATCATCAGGTGGTTATGGGCCACCCCGTGGATATCTTCCTTTATGCCAACAACTATGAGCAGGTAGATCGGGAGAGGCCTATCATTGAGTTCTTCCCTTCTCCAGATGAGGCCCTGGGTGTTTTTCGTTCCGGAGCCCGGATGGCCAAAGGCACTACCGACGAAAAGGGCTTGGTTCATTCTTATTTTGCCAATCCCTTCGGGGCCCCTCAACGCAAGGAGGCTCATGAGATCCTGGCCAGACAATTCTTCGAGGCCATGTTTGAACGCCAGGTCAAGGTGGGTCAGGTGCGAACCAGGTTAGCCATTGACGGCTACGAGCAGGATGGTCCTTTGGCCGCGGCCCAGGCTATATTTGACCTTATCAGAAACCTTTAG